Part of the Acidimicrobiia bacterium genome is shown below.
GCCTTCGGGTGTCGCGAGGAGGTTGCCGACGAACCGGATCGTCGGGTCTTCGTCGAGCGCGACGACGATGACGTTGTACGGCGCGACCTTCGAGTACGCCGGCAACAGCGGCGGATGCGGAACGATGAACGACCACACGGTGCCGCGACCCGACGTCGGTTCCCAGCGCACGGCGGTCGACCGACACACCGGGCACATCGGCCGCGGTGGCATGCGGCGCGCGCCGCACGACGCGCACGCCTGCACGAGCAGCTCGCCGCGCGCGCAACCGGCCCAGAACTCGGCCGCGGTCGGCTCTTCGGTATCGGGAAGGAGGAAGCCGGATTCCACTGTGTTTACGGCCGATCCGTGAAGAGGACGGCGCTCGTGGGCACGCCCTCGCCGCTGGTGACGAGCGAGACGTCGACACCCTCGACCTGGCTCGTCGACGTACCGCGGATCTGGCGCACGCCTTCGAGCAAAAGGTTGAAACCGTGCACGTACGCCTCCGACATGCCGCCACCCGACGTGTTCGTGGGCAGCCGCCCGTTGGGCCACTCGAGCGCGCCGTCGTCGGTGAAGGGACCGCCTTCGCCGCGCGCGCAGAAGCCGTAGCCCTCGAGTGAGAGCGGGATGAGCGGGCTGAACGCGTCGTAGAGTTGCGCGACCTTCACGTCTTCCGGGCCGAGGTCGGCGTTGCCCCACAACCGGTGCGCCGCCGTCCACGCGGGACCGCGCAGTGGGTCGTCGCAGAAGAAGTTCGTCATCGTCTGGTGCTGCGGCGGCAGCCCTTGCGCGAACGAGTGGATGTACGCGGGCTTCTGCTTCAGATCACGCGCCCGCTCGGCCGACACGATCACGACCGCGAGCGCGCCGTCGGTCTCGAGACAGTTGTCGGGACGGCACAATGGCTCGGAGATCCACGGCTCGTTCATGTACGACTCGCGCGTCATGGGCTTGTGACCCATCGTCGAGATCGGGTTGCGCGCCGCGTGCTTGCGGAAGGCGATCGCGACGTTCGCGAGGTGGTCGCGCGTCGCGCCGTACTCGTGCATGTAACGACGGGTGAGCATCGCGATCTCGTCGACCGGTCGGAGCATGCCCCACGGCCGGCTCCACTGGTTGCTGTCGGAGAGGCGCGCCGCGACCTGCGCCCACGGGCGGCTGCCGGCCTGCGACCGCTTGCGCGCGCGCCAGGCGACCGCGACGTTGCACTGACCGGTGACGATCGCCATCGCGGCTTGACCGACGGTGCCGCAACCCGCGCCGCCGCCGTAGCCGACCTGGGTGAAGAACGTGATGTCGCCGAGCCCGACGTTGCGCGCGACGTCGACCTCGCGGTTCAGCTCCATCGTGTACGAGGCGAGGCCGTCGACCTCCGATGGTGCGATGCCCGCGTCGTCGAGCGCGGCCGAGATCGCCTGGCACGCGAGCGACAGCTCGGTGTCGGGCAGGCCCTTGCCGTACGCGGTCTGGCCGATGCCGACGACCGCGGTCTGGCCCTTGATCGTCATCGTGCGACTACCAACCCTTGAAGTCGGGCGGGCGACGCTCCATGAACGACGCGACGCCTTCCTTGCCGTCGAGCGTGTGCGCGTTCATCTCGACGATCATCGCCTCGGTGACGAGCAGCGTGCGCCGGTCGACGTCGAGCGTCTCGTTCAGCAGTTGCTTCGTCCAGCCGATCGCCTTCGTCGGTCCGTGCGCGAGCCGCGTCGCCCACTCGAGCGCGGTCGCCTGGAGCTCGGCGGGCGGAACCACCTTGTTCACGATGCCGAGCTTCTCCGCGTCCTCCATGTTGAGGTCGTCGCCGAAGAACGCGAGCTCCTTGGCCTTGTGTAGGCCGACGAGCCGCGGGAGCAGGTACGCGACGCCGCCGTCGGGGATGAGGCCGCGCCGCACGAACACGTGGATGATGCGTGCGGTGTCGGCCGCGACGACGAGGTCGGAGGCCAGCGCGAGCATCACGCCGCCGCCGGCGGCGGTGCCGTTGAGCGCGCAGATCACCGGCTTCTGACAATCCTGGATCGACTCCATCAACCGCTGGAAGCCCGTGCGCATGATGTGCACCGCGCTGCCCGCGACCATGTCGGGCTGGCCCTCGAGCTTGGTCGGCGCGGGCGGCCGCGTGCGCAGGTCGGCGCCGGTGCAGAAGTGCCGCTCCCCGGCGGCGGTGATCACGACGCAGCGCACCGCGAGGTTCGCGTGGGCGTCGACGAAGTGCTCGATCAACCGGTCGCGCACGTAGTA
Proteins encoded:
- a CDS encoding OB-fold domain-containing protein; this encodes MESGFLLPDTEEPTAAEFWAGCARGELLVQACASCGARRMPPRPMCPVCRSTAVRWEPTSGRGTVWSFIVPHPPLLPAYSKVAPYNVIVVALDEDPTIRFVGNLLATPEGAINEIDPNTIRIGEPVRVVFQPVDDVSLPRWVRA
- a CDS encoding lipid-transfer protein codes for the protein MTIKGQTAVVGIGQTAYGKGLPDTELSLACQAISAALDDAGIAPSEVDGLASYTMELNREVDVARNVGLGDITFFTQVGYGGGAGCGTVGQAAMAIVTGQCNVAVAWRARKRSQAGSRPWAQVAARLSDSNQWSRPWGMLRPVDEIAMLTRRYMHEYGATRDHLANVAIAFRKHAARNPISTMGHKPMTRESYMNEPWISEPLCRPDNCLETDGALAVVIVSAERARDLKQKPAYIHSFAQGLPPQHQTMTNFFCDDPLRGPAWTAAHRLWGNADLGPEDVKVAQLYDAFSPLIPLSLEGYGFCARGEGGPFTDDGALEWPNGRLPTNTSGGGMSEAYVHGFNLLLEGVRQIRGTSTSQVEGVDVSLVTSGEGVPTSAVLFTDRP
- a CDS encoding enoyl-CoA hydratase-related protein produces the protein MSDSPPDVEKELVAKLEDGVLWLTINRADAGNAIPYYVRDRLIEHFVDAHANLAVRCVVITAAGERHFCTGADLRTRPPAPTKLEGQPDMVAGSAVHIMRTGFQRLMESIQDCQKPVICALNGTAAGGGVMLALASDLVVAADTARIIHVFVRRGLIPDGGVAYLLPRLVGLHKAKELAFFGDDLNMEDAEKLGIVNKVVPPAELQATALEWATRLAHGPTKAIGWTKQLLNETLDVDRRTLLVTEAMIVEMNAHTLDGKEGVASFMERRPPDFKGW